The following are from one region of the Amycolatopsis sp. QT-25 genome:
- a CDS encoding FAD-dependent oxidoreductase yields MTLETFEGEVLRGTEWFGRDFAGQRVAVVAPGRDAAQIVPEVAATARAVKVFQEEPDWVVPMPVPGPNVLGIAVARIFLRRQVKDPWIRRLLTPDHRFGSRRTAPGLGYYGALRRPGCKLVTWPVYAFVPHGIRTAEGIEHQADVIVLGAGSLFAKEGLPA; encoded by the coding sequence ATGACACTGGAAACCTTCGAGGGCGAGGTGCTGCGCGGAACCGAATGGTTCGGGCGCGACTTCGCCGGGCAGCGGGTCGCCGTGGTCGCGCCCGGCCGTGACGCGGCGCAGATCGTGCCCGAGGTGGCGGCCACCGCGCGTGCGGTGAAAGTGTTCCAGGAAGAACCCGACTGGGTGGTGCCGATGCCGGTCCCCGGGCCGAACGTCCTCGGCATCGCCGTCGCCCGGATCTTCCTGCGCCGGCAGGTGAAAGACCCGTGGATCCGCAGGCTGCTGACCCCCGACCACCGCTTCGGGTCGCGTCGGACGGCGCCCGGTCTCGGTTACTACGGGGCGCTGCGGCGGCCCGGATGCAAGCTCGTCACCTGGCCGGTCTACGCCTTCGTACCCCACGGAATCCGCACCGCCGAAGGTATCGAGCACCAGGCGGACGTCATCGTGCTCGGCGCCGGTTCGCTGTTCGCCAAGGAAGGACTGCCCGCATGA
- a CDS encoding ferritin-like domain-containing protein — protein MAYDFDALLRTIKDKQWSLADIDWDAPGAETMTGELRAKMRPFMADLVWIEHVGARGFASLAKKAPTPVIQEIYRYFHAEEQKHANAELALMKRWGMLDEHGSMPEPNINVKLAIKVLDDYGDTLPLTALATLIPLLECALDGALVKFLLEEVSDPVCHQVFRHINSDESRHITADFEVLELIGAGSATRLLTESVGSLKPQLVLGLIVVFVPLINKMRDNIVAMGLPEKKLYNAVKRFSTIGGRGEFTNRIPAYHVLKAQAAMIVDRSHVYHRLLADPMVKLTRLIPPRLLGKPQSWTEEITHEPVAS, from the coding sequence ATGGCCTACGACTTCGACGCGCTGCTCCGGACCATCAAGGACAAGCAGTGGTCGCTGGCCGACATCGACTGGGACGCGCCCGGCGCGGAGACGATGACCGGCGAACTCCGCGCCAAGATGCGGCCGTTCATGGCCGACCTCGTGTGGATCGAGCACGTCGGCGCCCGCGGGTTCGCCTCGCTGGCCAAGAAGGCGCCGACACCGGTGATCCAGGAGATCTACCGCTACTTCCACGCCGAGGAACAGAAGCACGCCAACGCGGAACTAGCGTTGATGAAACGCTGGGGCATGCTCGACGAGCACGGTTCGATGCCCGAGCCGAACATCAACGTCAAGCTCGCCATCAAGGTCCTCGACGACTACGGCGACACGTTGCCGCTGACGGCATTGGCCACGCTCATCCCGCTGCTGGAATGCGCGCTGGACGGCGCACTGGTGAAGTTCCTGCTGGAAGAGGTCTCCGACCCGGTGTGCCATCAGGTGTTCCGGCACATCAACTCCGACGAGTCCCGGCACATCACGGCCGATTTCGAAGTGCTGGAGCTGATCGGCGCCGGCTCCGCGACCAGGCTGCTCACCGAATCCGTCGGCTCGCTCAAACCCCAGCTCGTCCTCGGCCTGATCGTGGTGTTCGTCCCGCTCATCAACAAGATGCGGGACAACATCGTCGCGATGGGCCTGCCGGAGAAGAAGCTGTACAACGCCGTGAAGCGGTTCTCCACCATCGGCGGCCGCGGCGAGTTCACGAACCGCATCCCGGCGTATCACGTGCTCAAGGCACAGGCGGCGATGATCGTCGACCGATCGCACGTCTACCACCGGCTGCTCGCCGACCCGATGGTGAAGCTGACCCGCCTGATCCCCCCGCGGCTGCTGGGAAAGCCGCAGTCGTGGACCGAGGAGATCACCCACGAACCGGTCGCGTCATGA
- a CDS encoding SDR family NAD(P)-dependent oxidoreductase has translation MKRTHGAHAVVTGAGSGIGRAIATELVRRGSRVVCADIDLESAEETVTMSKDKGEAVAIACDVSSVDEVAELANQTRSWLGREPDLVVNNAGIGAGGKPVGESPLSDWRRTLGVNLWGVIHGCHTFVPAMRAAKAGGVINVASAAGFTAAPRMAAYNVSKAGVVSLSETLAAELSGTGVTVTVLCPTFVRTGIFGGELIDAAARGLAQRVSDLVGFSPERVARATLDAHDRGRLYVVPQPDARLLWHAKRFVPVPYTRIAGLLGRFLPAEKEK, from the coding sequence GTGAAACGGACCCACGGAGCGCACGCCGTCGTCACCGGGGCGGGCAGCGGGATCGGCAGGGCGATCGCCACCGAGCTCGTCCGGCGTGGCAGCCGGGTCGTTTGCGCGGACATCGACCTGGAATCGGCCGAGGAAACCGTGACGATGTCGAAAGACAAGGGCGAAGCGGTCGCCATCGCCTGTGACGTGTCCAGTGTGGACGAAGTCGCCGAGCTCGCGAACCAGACGCGTTCCTGGCTGGGCCGCGAGCCGGACCTCGTCGTCAACAACGCCGGGATCGGCGCCGGCGGCAAACCCGTCGGGGAGAGCCCGCTGTCCGATTGGCGGCGCACCCTCGGGGTGAATCTCTGGGGAGTGATCCACGGTTGTCACACCTTCGTCCCCGCAATGCGCGCGGCGAAAGCGGGTGGCGTCATCAACGTCGCCTCGGCCGCCGGCTTCACCGCCGCACCGAGGATGGCCGCCTACAACGTGAGCAAGGCCGGGGTCGTCAGTCTGTCCGAGACACTGGCCGCGGAGCTGTCCGGAACGGGTGTCACGGTCACCGTGCTGTGCCCGACTTTCGTGCGTACCGGCATCTTCGGTGGCGAACTCATCGACGCCGCGGCGCGTGGCCTCGCGCAGCGGGTCTCCGATCTGGTCGGGTTCTCGCCGGAGCGGGTCGCGCGGGCGACCCTCGACGCCCACGATCGCGGCCGCCTCTACGTGGTGCCACAACCCGACGCTCGGCTTCTCTGGCACGCCAAGCGTTTCGTGCCCGTCCCGTACACGCGGATCGCCGGTCTGCTCGGCCGGTTCCTGCCCGCCGAAAAGGAGAAGTGA
- a CDS encoding alpha/beta hydrolase, translating to MRPQNGLRPRVAAALTSVFVRPIANAIPANRAGIAFSRAFLASSLWLASPPLKGSRIEPGIGGEWVRGPEVTEGDAVVLYLHGSGYALCSARTHRGLTTRVSGGTGLPVFACEYRLAPRHRFPSAADDVRAAYERLLGQGYRRVLVAGDSAGGHLAVDLAAQLIRERKAPPAALALFSPLFDVTFSLAAQRERMSPDPMISAAAAARLVSLYTVDADAASARLRFAFDDIEGFPPTIIQAGGLEMLAADAIELSAALRRAGADCELEVVPGQMHVFQALSRFIPEAAPAMERACRFLTENLTAIEKVAG from the coding sequence ATGCGACCGCAGAACGGCCTGCGCCCCCGGGTGGCCGCCGCGCTGACGTCCGTTTTCGTGCGGCCGATCGCCAACGCGATCCCGGCCAACCGGGCGGGCATCGCCTTCTCCCGCGCTTTCCTCGCGAGCAGTCTGTGGCTGGCTTCGCCGCCGCTGAAGGGAAGCCGCATCGAGCCCGGCATCGGGGGTGAGTGGGTCCGCGGTCCTGAAGTGACCGAAGGCGATGCGGTCGTCCTCTACCTCCACGGCAGCGGTTACGCGCTCTGCTCGGCGCGCACGCATCGCGGGCTGACCACACGGGTTTCCGGCGGCACCGGGCTGCCCGTCTTCGCCTGCGAGTACCGGCTCGCGCCCCGGCATCGCTTCCCGAGCGCCGCCGACGACGTTCGCGCGGCCTACGAACGGCTCCTCGGCCAGGGGTACCGGCGCGTTCTCGTCGCGGGCGACTCGGCGGGCGGGCATCTCGCGGTCGATCTCGCCGCGCAGCTGATCCGGGAACGGAAAGCCCCACCTGCCGCGCTGGCCCTCTTCTCACCGCTGTTCGACGTGACGTTTTCGTTGGCCGCCCAAAGAGAACGCATGAGCCCGGACCCGATGATCTCCGCCGCCGCGGCCGCGCGGCTGGTCAGTCTGTACACAGTGGACGCCGACGCCGCGTCGGCCCGGCTGAGGTTCGCCTTCGACGACATCGAGGGTTTCCCGCCGACGATCATCCAGGCGGGCGGCCTCGAAATGCTCGCCGCGGACGCGATCGAGCTTTCCGCAGCGCTGCGCCGCGCGGGCGCGGACTGCGAACTCGAGGTGGTCCCCGGCCAGATGCACGTGTTCCAGGCATTGAGCCGCTTCATTCCCGAAGCGGCACCGGCGATGGAGCGGGCTTGCCGGTTCCTGACCGAGAACCTGACAGCGATCGAAAAGGTGGCCGGGTGA
- a CDS encoding TetR/AcrR family transcriptional regulator, whose protein sequence is MTAPRRYSGKTADERRAERRLALLGAALDIWQEQGWAAVTMRGVCARANLTDRYFYESFANRDVLLATAWEQVRDETLRMVLDAVAARIEQPALDQLRAAVDVVVHHVREEPSRTQILFGDHAGSAVLEQLRRQTVQETTGLLIELARPHLKPDVDGLEFRVNVLLGIGGFVEIMLAWRSGLLDADADTLVDHLTGVGTSLSRMFLKGDTNG, encoded by the coding sequence GTGACCGCGCCCCGCCGCTACAGCGGCAAAACCGCCGACGAACGCCGCGCCGAACGACGGCTCGCGTTGCTCGGCGCCGCGTTGGACATCTGGCAGGAACAAGGCTGGGCGGCGGTCACCATGCGCGGCGTCTGCGCGCGGGCGAACCTGACGGACCGGTACTTCTACGAAAGCTTCGCGAACCGCGACGTCCTGCTCGCCACCGCCTGGGAACAGGTGCGCGACGAAACCCTGCGCATGGTCCTCGACGCCGTCGCCGCCCGGATCGAGCAACCCGCCCTGGACCAGCTTCGCGCCGCCGTCGACGTCGTCGTGCACCACGTGCGGGAAGAACCTTCCCGCACGCAGATCCTGTTCGGCGACCACGCGGGCAGCGCCGTGCTGGAGCAGTTGCGGCGGCAGACCGTCCAGGAGACCACCGGCCTGCTGATCGAACTCGCCCGGCCACACCTGAAGCCGGACGTGGACGGGCTGGAATTCCGGGTCAACGTCCTGCTGGGCATCGGCGGTTTCGTGGAGATCATGCTCGCTTGGCGCTCCGGCCTGCTCGACGCGGACGCGGACACGCTCGTCGACCACCTCACGGGAGTGGGCACTTCGCTGTCGCGGATGTTCCTGAAAGGTGACACCAACGGGTGA
- a CDS encoding DNA polymerase III subunit delta' → MTEAPALIGVWKQLVGQEPAARTLSSASAAAVRIVENQPVAPGAMTHAWLVTGPPGSGRSTAARVFAAALQCGTGTGCGECLGCRTVLAGTHADVKLVAPEGLSISVAEMRALVQAAARRPTTGKWQVVVIEDADRLTEGASNALLKAVEEPPERTVFLLCAPSDHPDDVSVTIRSRCRLVTLRTPPPEAIAQVLIERDGLDPERARWAASVSSGHVGRARRLATDEAARQRRATVLRIPLGLRRPADVFTCADQLISAAEADAGEESKVRDEAERSELRTAMGGDGIGKGVSGAKRAAEAAVKQLEKRQKSRATRTQRDTLDLALVDLAAFYRDVLVTASGAAATLNHPDHASEIARAASAWAPDSILRRLEAVLECREAIDLNVKPRIAVEAMVTTLRQG, encoded by the coding sequence ATGACGGAAGCCCCTGCGCTGATCGGTGTCTGGAAGCAGCTCGTCGGCCAGGAGCCCGCCGCGCGCACGCTTTCTTCGGCGTCGGCGGCGGCCGTGCGGATCGTCGAGAACCAGCCTGTCGCGCCCGGCGCGATGACGCACGCCTGGCTGGTCACCGGTCCGCCCGGTTCGGGGCGCTCGACCGCCGCGCGGGTTTTCGCGGCGGCGTTGCAGTGCGGCACCGGCACCGGATGCGGGGAATGCCTCGGCTGCCGCACCGTGCTCGCCGGCACGCACGCGGACGTCAAACTCGTCGCGCCCGAAGGCCTGTCGATCTCCGTCGCCGAAATGCGCGCTCTGGTACAGGCCGCCGCCCGCCGCCCGACCACCGGGAAGTGGCAGGTGGTGGTCATCGAGGACGCCGACAGGCTGACCGAAGGCGCGTCGAACGCGTTGCTGAAGGCCGTCGAGGAACCGCCGGAACGCACGGTGTTCCTGTTGTGCGCGCCCTCCGATCACCCGGACGACGTGTCGGTGACGATCCGCTCGCGGTGCCGCCTGGTCACGTTGCGGACGCCGCCGCCCGAGGCGATCGCGCAGGTGCTGATCGAGCGGGACGGCCTCGATCCCGAGCGTGCGCGGTGGGCCGCGTCCGTCTCGAGTGGACATGTCGGCCGCGCGCGACGGCTCGCCACCGACGAGGCCGCCCGGCAGCGGCGGGCGACGGTGCTGCGGATCCCGCTCGGCCTGCGCCGTCCGGCCGATGTGTTCACTTGTGCCGATCAGCTGATCAGCGCGGCCGAGGCCGACGCGGGCGAAGAGAGCAAGGTCCGCGACGAGGCCGAGCGTTCCGAACTCCGCACCGCGATGGGTGGTGACGGCATCGGGAAGGGCGTTTCCGGGGCGAAACGAGCCGCCGAAGCCGCTGTGAAGCAACTCGAAAAACGCCAGAAGTCACGCGCGACCCGGACGCAGCGGGACACCCTCGATCTCGCACTGGTGGACCTGGCCGCGTTCTACCGGGACGTGCTGGTGACCGCGAGCGGTGCGGCCGCGACACTGAACCACCCCGACCACGCCTCGGAAATCGCGCGGGCCGCTTCCGCCTGGGCGCCGGACTCGATCCTGCGCCGCCTCGAAGCCGTCCTGGAATGCCGTGAGGCCATCGACCTGAACGTGAAGCCGCGAATCGCCGTCGAAGCCATGGTCACCACCCTGCGCCAAGGCTGA